One region of Candidatus Rokuibacteriota bacterium genomic DNA includes:
- a CDS encoding cytochrome c produces the protein MRRSMLHGAVAVGLAAGLAISTGAWAQAPWVAPAAEKARKNPVPHGKKAEEQGEKVAKVNCISCHGAKGKGDGAAAAALNPKPADWTSKKVQDETDGELFWKISSGRGAMPPWKHLPENDRWAVVHFIRSLKGK, from the coding sequence ATGAGGAGATCCATGCTACATGGCGCCGTTGCGGTAGGCCTGGCCGCAGGCCTTGCCATCAGCACGGGAGCCTGGGCCCAGGCGCCCTGGGTCGCGCCCGCTGCCGAGAAGGCGAGGAAGAACCCTGTCCCCCACGGGAAGAAGGCGGAGGAGCAGGGTGAGAAGGTGGCCAAGGTGAACTGCATCTCCTGTCACGGCGCCAAGGGCAAGGGCGATGGGGCCGCCGCCGCCGCCCTCAACCCGAAGCCCGCGGACTGGACCTCGAAGAAGGTTCAGGACGAGACGGACGGTGAGCTGTTCTGGAAGATCTCGAGCGGGCGCGGCGCCATGCCGCCCTGGAAGCATCTGCCGGAGAACGACCGCTGGGCTGTGGTCCACTTCATCCGCTCGCTCAAGGGAAAGTAG
- a CDS encoding GAF domain-containing protein: MSAEPPQDQESPELEASLSEISRALDSLRDRVQRLGGLQPESPQETEPRADTIDAVDPALLGSLQEALALPSSGYAPAEMFGIAMDRTARLLESDRSMLFLVDPERGTLEPAAARGFRRDDLGGVSIAPGEGLVGRCFIEGRALCYGRPSESPPSDPFVARFPVRDAVAVPVRADGEVRGVLYAGRRGRSVLFTAEDMQLLLVIADRVGTACAHQRLVDRAVDHVARLREIEAFSGRALVGQDRSETLARACETACRLLRVGTAALGVPDGQGGLRLEAASGLPAAAAEAWPVLPDEGLLRELFATTRPVVIRDLRQRTAAPEAFLQALHLRGCLLVPLRIHDRMVGALYLGDERARDFSADEVEAAQVLASLIALALENERLYGEVRSAFQALGSAQERMVQSEKVRALGEMAGGIAHEFNNILAIILGKVQLMLARGAEESFREGLGQVEEAAWRAADIVRRLQAFAATKLDDAAAATNLNTLVHDAVTLTRGLWKDEAETRGARIEVTTDLEETPPVAGSTAELREAVTNLVLNAIDAMPRGGQLLLSTRTREGGVELSVRDSGEGMSDEVRRRVFDPFFSTRSPLRTGLGLSVVHGIVSRHGGRIEVSSEQGQGTTVTLWLPAGQLPGAAPGAPAPAADPAERREPPGDQGARAASVLVLEDEVQIREMVVEALAQAGYRVDSAPDGLSGLARFQREPSDVVLTDLSLPERSGLEVARAVKRMSAETPVVLVTGWGHLLDPVRLRESGVDLTLVKPFRLERVLAVVAEALRLRRPA; the protein is encoded by the coding sequence ATGAGCGCCGAGCCGCCGCAGGACCAGGAATCCCCGGAGTTGGAGGCATCGCTCTCGGAGATCAGCCGCGCGCTGGACAGTCTCCGGGACCGCGTCCAGCGCCTCGGTGGGCTCCAGCCCGAGAGTCCCCAGGAAACCGAGCCCCGCGCCGACACGATCGACGCCGTAGACCCGGCGCTGCTCGGAAGCCTGCAGGAGGCCCTTGCCCTGCCGTCGAGCGGGTACGCTCCCGCAGAGATGTTCGGGATCGCCATGGACCGGACGGCCCGGCTCCTCGAGAGCGATCGCTCCATGCTGTTCCTGGTGGATCCCGAGCGCGGGACACTCGAGCCGGCGGCCGCGCGGGGCTTTCGACGCGACGACCTGGGTGGCGTCTCCATCGCGCCGGGCGAGGGGCTCGTGGGGCGCTGTTTCATCGAAGGGCGCGCCCTCTGCTACGGCCGGCCCTCCGAGTCACCCCCCAGCGATCCGTTCGTCGCCCGCTTCCCCGTGCGCGATGCCGTCGCCGTTCCCGTCCGGGCCGACGGGGAGGTGCGGGGTGTGCTCTACGCCGGGCGCCGGGGGCGCAGCGTGCTCTTCACCGCCGAGGACATGCAGCTGCTGCTCGTGATCGCCGACCGCGTGGGCACCGCGTGCGCCCACCAGCGCCTCGTCGACCGGGCCGTGGACCACGTGGCCCGCCTCCGAGAGATAGAGGCGTTCTCGGGCCGGGCCCTCGTCGGGCAGGATCGCAGCGAGACCCTGGCGCGTGCCTGCGAGACGGCCTGCCGGCTGCTCAGGGTCGGCACGGCGGCGCTCGGTGTCCCGGACGGGCAGGGCGGGCTCAGGCTCGAGGCCGCTTCGGGCCTCCCGGCGGCGGCAGCGGAGGCATGGCCAGTGCTGCCCGACGAGGGGCTGCTTCGCGAGCTGTTCGCGACCACTCGCCCCGTCGTCATCCGCGACCTCCGTCAGCGGACGGCAGCGCCCGAGGCCTTCCTCCAGGCCCTCCATCTGCGCGGGTGCCTGCTCGTGCCCCTGCGGATCCACGACCGGATGGTCGGGGCCCTCTACCTGGGCGACGAGCGGGCGCGGGACTTCTCGGCGGACGAGGTGGAGGCGGCGCAGGTGCTGGCCTCGCTCATCGCCCTGGCGCTGGAGAACGAGCGGCTCTACGGGGAGGTGCGGAGCGCCTTCCAGGCGCTCGGCTCCGCCCAGGAGCGGATGGTTCAGAGCGAGAAGGTGCGGGCGCTTGGCGAGATGGCAGGGGGGATCGCGCACGAGTTCAACAACATCCTCGCCATCATCCTGGGGAAGGTCCAGCTCATGCTGGCCCGGGGAGCGGAGGAGAGCTTCCGGGAGGGCCTGGGGCAGGTCGAGGAGGCGGCCTGGCGGGCGGCGGACATCGTCCGCCGACTGCAGGCATTCGCCGCCACCAAGCTGGATGACGCCGCGGCCGCGACGAACCTGAACACCCTCGTGCACGACGCGGTGACCCTCACCCGCGGACTCTGGAAGGACGAGGCCGAGACACGGGGCGCCCGGATCGAGGTGACGACGGACCTGGAGGAGACACCGCCCGTGGCGGGCAGCACGGCGGAACTGCGCGAAGCCGTCACCAACCTCGTCCTCAACGCCATCGATGCGATGCCGCGCGGGGGACAGCTGTTGCTCTCGACCCGGACGCGGGAGGGGGGCGTCGAGCTGAGCGTGAGGGACTCGGGCGAGGGAATGTCCGACGAGGTGCGGCGCCGGGTCTTCGATCCGTTCTTCAGCACGCGCTCGCCGCTCAGGACGGGACTGGGGCTCTCCGTCGTGCACGGCATCGTGTCCCGACACGGGGGTCGGATCGAGGTGAGCAGCGAGCAGGGACAGGGCACCACGGTGACCCTCTGGCTGCCCGCCGGGCAACTCCCCGGCGCGGCGCCCGGAGCGCCGGCCCCTGCGGCGGACCCCGCGGAACGGCGGGAGCCGCCGGGGGACCAGGGCGCCCGCGCGGCCTCGGTCCTCGTCCTCGAGGACGAGGTGCAGATCCGCGAGATGGTGGTGGAAGCGCTGGCGCAGGCCGGATACCGCGTGGACTCGGCCCCGGACGGGCTCAGCGGGCTCGCGCGCTTCCAGCGGGAGCCCAGCGACGTGGTGCTCACGGATCTCTCGCTCCCGGAGCGCTCGGGGCTCGAGGTGGCCCGCGCCGTCAAGCGCATGAGTGCCGAGACGCCCGTGGTCCTCGTGACCGG